A single genomic interval of Chloroflexota bacterium harbors:
- a CDS encoding cysteine hydrolase: MPHPAKNQDLHGNVPDASPVALLIVDMINDLEFPGGDRLAEQILPVARAIRALRARTRALGIPAVYVNDNFGRWQSDRSAVVEHVLGADVLGRPVAELLAPEEDDYFVLKPKHSGFYSTTLDTLLAYLRASALIVTGVAGNSCVLFTANDAFMRDYHLYVPSDCTASIDPEDNRYALKQMRSVLGADTTASMDLDLESLRAGRFA; the protein is encoded by the coding sequence ATGCCTCACCCGGCCAAGAACCAGGATCTCCATGGAAACGTCCCGGACGCGTCGCCTGTCGCACTGCTCATCGTCGACATGATCAACGACCTGGAGTTCCCGGGCGGCGACCGCCTGGCTGAGCAGATCCTGCCGGTTGCCCGGGCGATACGCGCATTGCGGGCTCGGACCAGGGCGCTCGGCATCCCGGCTGTCTACGTCAACGACAACTTCGGCCGCTGGCAGTCCGACCGATCCGCGGTGGTCGAGCATGTCCTTGGAGCCGACGTGCTCGGGCGGCCGGTCGCGGAGCTGCTGGCCCCCGAGGAGGACGACTACTTCGTGCTCAAACCGAAGCACTCGGGGTTCTACTCGACGACGCTCGACACGCTGCTGGCCTACCTGAGAGCCTCGGCGCTGATCGTGACGGGCGTCGCCGGCAACTCGTGTGTGCTGTTCACGGCGAACGACGCATTCATGCGGGACTACCACCTGTATGTGCCGTCAGACTGCACCGCGTCCATCGACCCCGAGGATAACCGCTACGCCTTGAAGCAGATGCGGAGCGTGCTGGGCGCCGACACGACTGCCTCGATGGACCTGGACCTGGAGTCGCTGCGGGCCGGAAGGTTCGCATAG